The window TAGTGCATGTATTTCCATTTGAATGACTATTTAATGCTTACATGTGTATGTGTTCTTACAGGCCAAATTCTTAgactttaaaatccaaaacttCATTGCAACAGGGGATCTGAGATTCCCAATAAGACTGGAAGCTCTTCAGCAGGCCCATGGGCAGTTCACATCTTACGAACCTGAATTGTTCCCAGGTCTGGTTTACAGAATGGTGCGACCAAGGgttgttttattaatatttgtgaATGGGAAGATAGTGTTTACAGGTATTATTTACTATCTTCATATTTTCTTTAGTGCTTGGAATATTTAgccttataatattattttatctttattcaggTGGAAAAACAAGAAATGAAATTTATGAAGCACTGGACATAATTTATCCTATATTGAGAAGCTACAGAAAAAGctgaatacttatttatttacaatcttACTATGAATAACAATGACTGCAGagttaaattataatttcattttcattaaataaattattatttattcctaaCGTGTGTTGACTGTATATAACTATTTTCCTCATCCTCAGATAGTAGTAACATTATACAAGTAACAGCAATTTTCTCCTTCCTACATATACTTTATATTTAGCTGTGCAAATAGTAGTTAGTGATAGATAACAAACAATATCATTTTTTAATAAGCATTTATTAGTTATAAAACAGTCTTACTTCTTAATCTaaatcagtttaaaaaaaattgtgcaTTCAAAATGATACTATTACAAGAGACATGATCATTAATTATTCTTAAAGACTAAAATTAATTATCAAAGGAAAAGTATTATGATCCGCAGCTTAAACATTCATCTTTATTTTGTAGCGAGCACGTGATGGCCGCCATGTCGGCATCATTTTTGTCAGAGGACCCGTTCGATATACCATTAGACACCTTGCCTCTGACCTTAGATTTGTCAACAGTAAATTGTATAGCATTAGCGGCAGGTTTGGTGCGCAAGTAATACATTCCTGTTTTTAAACCCATTTTCCAAGCGTAAAAATGAATTGACGTCAGTTTTCCGTAATTAGGTTCAGCAACATGAATGTTGAATGATTGACTTTGATCAATAAATGCGCCTCTGTCTGCCGCCATCTGGATACTTGTCTTTACAGAGATTTCCCAAACAGTTTTATACAAGTCTTTGATTTCTTTGGGAATGCTTTCAATGTTCTGAATAGAACCATTGTTGTGAATGATAAGGTTTTTCATATCTTCATTCCACAAGTCAGCTTCTGTTAGATCTCGTAAAAGATGATGATTTACAACTTGGAATTCACCAGACAAGACTCTTCTTTGGTAGATATTTGAAGTGAACGGTTCAAAAGATTCATTGTTGCCAAGAATCTGAGCAGTAGAAGCTGTTGGCATGGGTGCCAATAGAAGGGAGTTACGGAGGCCATGTTTGGCAATTTTTTCTTTCAGAACGGCCCAGTCCCACAGGTCTGTAGGTGTCTTGTTCCACATATCATATTGCAGTATTCCTTTACTTGCAGGGCTCCCTTCATATGTTTCATAAACACCACACTTCTCTGCTAATTCACAACTTGCTTCCAGGGCACCATAGTAAATGGTTTCAAATATTTGCTGGTTAAGTTTGATTGCAGCATCACTTTCATAAGGCATACGCATCAAAACAAAAGTGTCTGCCAAGCCTTGCACTCCAATTCCAATGGGACGGTGCCTGATATTAGACTTTTTAGCTTCAGGGACTGGATAGAAATTCACATCTATAATTTTGTTTAGATTTCTTGTGATGGTTTTAGTAACATCCTTAAGTTTAGTAAAATTGTATGTTTTGTCTTCATTCACAAACATATTCAGTGCAATAGAGGCCAGGTTGCAGACTGCCACTTCATCTGAGGAAGTGTATTCAACAATTTCTGTGCACAGATTGCTGCATTTGATGGTTCCCAAATTCTGTTGATTGCTCTTTCTATTACATGAGTCTTTGTAAAGCATGTATGGTGTCCCTGTTTCTACCTGTGCTTCAATTATAGCTTTCCATAAAATCTGAGCTCTTACTTGTTTATGAAATCTGTTTTCTTGCTCATATTTTTCATAAAGTGCTTCAAACTCCTCCCCCCAGCAGTCAGCGAGTCCTGGACAGTCATGAGGGCACATGAGACTCCAGTTCTCATTCTTTTCTACTCTCTTCATAAACAAGTCTGGTATCCACAATGCATAGAATAGTTCTCTGGCACGAACTTCTTCCTTTCCAGTATTTTTCTTCAAGTccaaaaattcaaatatatctgcATGCCAGGGTTCAAGATATACTGCAAAAGCTCCTGGACGTTTGTTGCCTCCTTGATCAACATACCTGGCTGTGTTGTTGTAGACTCTCAACATTGGTACTAAGCCATTTGAAACACCATTGGTCCCAGCAATATAAGTGCCTTTAGCTCTTATACAATGGACATGAACACCAATACCACCAGCAGACTTGGAAATTAAAGCACATTGTTTCAGAGTATCATAAATTCCCTCAATGCTATCATCCTTCATAGCAATAAGGAAGCAAGATGACAACTGTGGACGGGGTGTGGCAGCAGAGAACAAAGTTGGACTTGCATGAGTAAAATACTTCTCAGACAGCAAGTTGTATGTCTCAATAGCTGCATCAATGTCCTCACCATGTATCCCAATTGCAACACGCATTAGCATGTGCTGAGGGCGTTCAGCAACCTGTAATGAGAAAGAATAATATCATCAAAACAATTAAATTCCACAACTAATAAAGCATATCttttcatcatttttttttaaacacataccttattatttattttcagcaaGTAGGATCTTTCAAGGGTTTTGAATCCaaaataattgtacttaaaATCCCTGTCATAAACAATAGCTGAATCCAGTCTCTCTTTGTTCTTCATGATGACGTCATAATGGAAATCAGATATCATTGGAGATCTCTTCTTTGTGTGAGGATTGACTATATTATACAGATCTGTCATAAcatctaaaaacaaaattaagatattaataaatataattttacataaaattaacCAACATTTTATATCAAGAAAAAGATAACAGTTACCAGAGAAATGTTTTCTAGTTTCCTTATGCAGGTTGGAGACAGCTATCCTAGCTGCTAGTACTGCATAGTCTGGATGATCAGTAGTCATGGTAGCTGCGGTCTCCGCAGCCAAGTTGTCCAGCTCCACAGTAGTAACACCAGAGTATATACCACTTATAACTTTCAGAGTTATACTCACCTAaggaaatgttttaaataaatgatcAATATTGCCACAAACAAATAGGTAATGTTATATAAAAGACTACACACatgaataaaaatacttacaggaTCTATAAAGTCCATGTTCAGTCCATAACAGAGCTTTTTGATCCGAGATGTAATTTTATCAATATGTACTTCCTCCATTCGACCCCCTAAAAGAATATTAGACCAaccatacaaaatttattaaattatttctaaGTCCCAACTCATAGTGCCCCCTTAGGTACACTCAAACCGAGATAATAGTAACAGCGactgtaatattaaaaaagtaagcACCAAAAAAATCGTGAGATATCTAACTAGTGGGCCTAGCCTAGTTTCTTACCTCTTTTGTGGACGTAAAGCTTGTTTGACTTCCCAACCATTTTGGACAAATTATTTTACCTTAAATGAAGTAGAAAAACTGATTATATGTAAGCGACCACttgttaaatgtaaaataacaaAGAAAGGAAAACGATGCGCCACTTCAACAGAATGACAATAAAATGCGCGGGAACCTTCACTCACTTCACTaatagtcttttttttttttttggaaagggtTTAACAGCTCTGGCCTACTTGTCTTTTAAGCCTGtttaattaatcatttttattgtttgacGTTTTGTTAAACAATTATGCCACGTTAACACCAAATTCACGCAATACATCATATCACAATCTAGTTCAGACAATTCAGAGTTGAACATAAATTTGTACAGCGGCGCAAAGTATTCACTGATTCACTGTCAGTCTTTTCATTGATGTTGCCAAGTTGCTATTGCCAGGtccctaaaataaaaataaccggACTAAAAAAAAATTCCTCACGCGATTAAATTGTTGCGTGAACGATAGGCtttaaaagtttttattgtCTATAGattcggctttttggcgggaggcgggaacgggacagttgctttcttcattgaataatctaagtaattaatacgaagtggtgttttgtggttaatgatcgcattaagttagtcggaagacattcgcgagtgttattatattggagtattcaataaacaaagtgtatctgcctattttcgcttcgtgtcaggaagccgcttcataactcaaaagtttatgcggacttttgagttaattcgtttggggttcggagtaggagtctactccgagggtgggggcttaggtttcatcatcatcacctttcatcatttcattaatcatcaagaaaaaaaatacgtcagacatggctgtatgggcatagttccctttgccttacccttcggggaaaaccaaaccaaaaaaaatgtctatagaTTCTCACTTTtccttataaatatatttttgtatttaatatgaaAAATACGAGTTTGAATCAGTTTCGCACTACTCCGATTCTTATCCGTCCCAACCAAAGCCGTCAAACGAAGTAATGGTTTTGAAGTGGCCGCAGAACTATTTGTTAGTTGCTATGAGCATAAAAaatctccggttgattgaggggaggcctgtgcccagcagtgggacatatataggcagtttatgaatgTAGGTACCTCCGATTTGTAGGTCCTCTGATTTTATTACTATATCCGTTATCTCGGAATCGGTTCGAATAGGAATCGGAGTAGTGTAAAAACGCCcttattgaatgaatgaatatagATGTAAACGTTTATAAAGTTAGTTACGTTAGTTAGCAGGTCTTTGTTAGCACCACTAGGCGCTAGGTTCTCTTTGTTTGTATTGTAGTCTGCGGTTAGCATTAGCACATGATTAGCACAGATGTTAGTTGGGTACCTACCACCTACGTTAACGTCGTCTGTCGTTAATTTATTGGATAGGTAACTTACATTACTATGGACATTGAACTGGTTGAACAAAGTCAATAATGATTGTGTGCCAATATTATTTTTCAGttatatgtaattattaatttctaTTTCTAGTAGTATGTACATAAAcggctaataaaataaataaataacgcatTAAAACAGACGTGACGACTTATGAGTCATTGTATCATAACTTTGTGATAAGTGATAATGAATGATAAGAGCGATAACGAATGAATaactacttacaatacaatacagtgaTAAGTTAATATTCACCACAAGCCAGGGTTTGTGTCATTCTATATTATGTACGAATTTAACaaaactataataaataatacggtGAAAAGTTAAATCAGTATGAAGAATTCCCATTTATCAATAGAGGGGCGTGACTACGACAATGTTTCATTTATAATTGGTTTGAGCCTGGCTATATCGTCTAGTATATTTATTGGCTCTAGTTTCATTATTAAGAAGGTGGCTTTAAGGAAAATTAATTCCTTGGGTGGTGTAAGAGCATCTGCCGGAGGTTATGGATATCTCAAACAATGGATGTGGTGGCTGGGCTTGATAACAAGTGAgatattataatttttcttAGATCTTATTGCAACACAGTAACACCATAATGCTGCTTTGTTAAAATTACAGTGGGGGTGGGGGAGGCCACAAATTTGCTGGCATATGCTTTCACCCCGGCTGCACTGGTAACTCCACTGGGAGCTCTCAGCGTACTTGTAGCTGCTGTACTCTCATCGAGATTCCTGAAtgaaaaacttaattttattggaAAAGTAAGctggttttgttattatttacataattctgTTATTTTAAGTGTTCCTGCActaacttttaattattttgtctttGCAGATTGGTTGTTTACTCTGTGTTGTTGGCTCTATAATGTTTGTGATACACTCACCAAAGTCTGAAGAGATCAAAACTTTTGAAGAATTAGTTAATAAGCTAACAGACTGGTTCTTTCTTAGTTATGTAGCCATAATATTTGTAATgagtttcataattaaaattgtcTTTGTCCCTAGGTTTGGAAATACAAATATTTCAATTTATCTCTTAATGTGTTCTGCTATAGGTAGTTTAACTGTTGTGTTTTGTAAGGCAGTTGCATTAGGCATAAAAGAAAGCTTGAGTGGAGGTAAAAGCAATTTTAGTCATTATATGTTTTGGTTACTATTTTTTACTTCTGTGATATGTATAATGATACAGATGAACTATCTTAATAAGTCTCTGGATATCTTCAATACCAGTATTGTTACTCCAGTTTACTATGTAATGTTCACAGTGCTAGTTATAATTGCATCAGGTATTCTGTTCCGGGAATGGGAACACATGAAGGCCAATGATATTTTAGGATGTATCTGTGGTTTTATAGTGGTCATAGTAGCAGTCTTCATGTTAAATGCATTTAAGGATGTACAAATTTCATTCAAAGATTTGAATCTTAACTCTAGAAATAGAAGAAATTCCCATGGTTTAGAAGTAAGACCAGAAACTAGTAATTACATGATGGGTAATCAAAGAAATGTTAGTCTGCATTCATGATCTTGGGTACATTCCAGTTGAATTAAAAAATTAGTTAAAGGTACAAAAGTATGATATTTATTAAGAGTacagtaatattattgtttCCAGACTAGAATTATATTACTCTGAATATTACTAATACAATTGCACATGACAATCACTTCTTGAGATTATTGTTATTCTTAAAGAAAGTACCTAATAGTGTTTAAAAACCCTACTAAATTATTCTTtaaaatagtaaatataaaaataactaaaacagaattgttttattattagacAAATGGGCCTTTTAAATTATACCACACCAGAgtcaaaacttaattaaaaatatatcaaaaataacaaaataagatAATACACACAATAGCAATATGTTATAAACCATTGCTTGCCAATCAGAAACCAATTTACTAATGTCTAATCTATAAACGAATGCATGTAACAAACCATTAACAGATCTCTAACAAATGCTACAAAATGCTTACAGTTTTGGGAATGTAACAAATTCTAATGGCTTCTAGTCACAAATATACAGTAACTGAGTGATAAATGAATGTTCTGCAGATGGGACATGTACGTTGGTAGCCATACAGTCTCATACAGCACTCTGTGCACAGACAGACGTGGCGGCAAGGAAGTGTCAGCACACATTTCTGTCGTTCCTGACATATCACACACAGTGCATCAGCTGCACTCCCGTCATCCACGACCGATACTCCAGACTGCTGCTCACTCAGACTTATCTCATGGCCACCAGACATGCGAGTTATCTCTCTCACATCAGGgtcaacaaaataattataaaaggcaTAGTAATAGTACCATAGCTTCCTGACTAAGGACCAGTATAAAGCTACAACTTGCGATTGAATATTCTCGCGAAAATGGATACAAAGACGCACAATCACAACAGCACTAATTATCCCCACAAAGGATTGTAAAGGCACATCTGTCAGGAAGTTAGTAATTTTGAGCAAGCCCATATATGCTTCTACAACTTCAGTAACAATAACATCagtgatatttttaaataacgccTTCAACAGTAGAGGCAATTGTACAGGAATAAAAGTCAAGATGAACCACAGGGTATCTCCAAAAagaataatagtatttttgaAAAGAAGTAACACTTCAAATACAATTATAATCACAGCATCAATTAACCACTTAACACTACCAATAATTGCACTAAATCTACAATTCACATCTTCATACAACTTGTACACACCATTTTGTAATTGTATCCATTGACCAGCAGTTGCAGCAAAAAGGTCGTTCGCCAAGTCGGGAAGGTCTTCAGTAAATATGGATATGTTGTCTTcataaacaatttgaaagaacAATATCAAATTGCTGATAATGTTGAAAACTGCACATGATATTCCTGTTAACACATCGACGATCACTTTTCCCGTGAACCATGCAACGTGAAGAACAGACTGGATTGTTAACGCAAATAAGTTTATTAACTTTGCTACGTAGGTAATCATTTCTGCATCTCATTTTAAGTAATATACAGAATTTAGTCACGTTATCGAATCAAAACATGTTATTTAGCCGACTTTGTTC is drawn from Pectinophora gossypiella chromosome 7, ilPecGoss1.1, whole genome shotgun sequence and contains these coding sequences:
- the LOC126368578 gene encoding magnesium transporter NIPA2, producing the protein MKNSHLSIEGRDYDNVSFIIGLSLAISSSIFIGSSFIIKKVALRKINSLGGVRASAGGYGYLKQWMWWLGLITMGVGEATNLLAYAFTPAALVTPLGALSVLVAAVLSSRFLNEKLNFIGKIGCLLCVVGSIMFVIHSPKSEEIKTFEELVNKLTDWFFLSYVAIIFVMSFIIKIVFVPRFGNTNISIYLLMCSAIGSLTVVFCKAVALGIKESLSGGKSNFSHYMFWLLFFTSVICIMIQMNYLNKSLDIFNTSIVTPVYYVMFTVLVIIASGILFREWEHMKANDILGCICGFIVVIVAVFMLNAFKDVQISFKDLNLNSRNRRNSHGLEVRPETSNYMMGNQRNVSLHS
- the LOC126368548 gene encoding ribonucleoside-diphosphate reductase large subunit; the encoded protein is MVGKSNKLYVHKRGGRMEEVHIDKITSRIKKLCYGLNMDFIDPVSITLKVISGIYSGVTTVELDNLAAETAATMTTDHPDYAVLAARIAVSNLHKETRKHFSDVMTDLYNIVNPHTKKRSPMISDFHYDVIMKNKERLDSAIVYDRDFKYNYFGFKTLERSYLLKINNKVAERPQHMLMRVAIGIHGEDIDAAIETYNLLSEKYFTHASPTLFSAATPRPQLSSCFLIAMKDDSIEGIYDTLKQCALISKSAGGIGVHVHCIRAKGTYIAGTNGVSNGLVPMLRVYNNTARYVDQGGNKRPGAFAVYLEPWHADIFEFLDLKKNTGKEEVRARELFYALWIPDLFMKRVEKNENWSLMCPHDCPGLADCWGEEFEALYEKYEQENRFHKQVRAQILWKAIIEAQVETGTPYMLYKDSCNRKSNQQNLGTIKCSNLCTEIVEYTSSDEVAVCNLASIALNMFVNEDKTYNFTKLKDVTKTITRNLNKIIDVNFYPVPEAKKSNIRHRPIGIGVQGLADTFVLMRMPYESDAAIKLNQQIFETIYYGALEASCELAEKCGVYETYEGSPASKGILQYDMWNKTPTDLWDWAVLKEKIAKHGLRNSLLLAPMPTASTAQILGNNESFEPFTSNIYQRRVLSGEFQVVNHHLLRDLTEADLWNEDMKNLIIHNNGSIQNIESIPKEIKDLYKTVWEISVKTSIQMAADRGAFIDQSQSFNIHVAEPNYGKLTSIHFYAWKMGLKTGMYYLRTKPAANAIQFTVDKSKVRGKVSNGISNGSSDKNDADMAAITCSLQNKDECLSCGS